Genomic DNA from Leptolyngbya iicbica LK:
CAACGGTTGCGCCGCTGGTTTCGGGACCAAGTGCGCGCCGTCTTTGAGCAAGTGGATATTTTGATTGCGCCGACAACCCCTTGCGTAGCACCTTTTCTCGATCAGGAGACGATGCTCATTGAGGGCCAATCGGTGCTGGTGCGCCCTCATTTGGGACTGTATACTCAGCCACTCTCATTTATTGGGCTCCCGGTGTTATCGGTGCCCGTGGTGCAGGCCGGGTCGCTGCCAGTGGGCGTTCAAATTATTGCGGCCCCCTACCAAGAGGCCAAAATTTTACAGGTAGCTCAATGGCTTGAAACTCAAGGCATTGTTGCCCCAACAGCCTATGGGAACCGGGCGATCGCGGATTAACATTCGCGCCGCTGACGGGTGAGCGATCGCCGATCGCCAGTCACTCCATCTGGGCATCCTGAAGGAACCATTAGGGTGCAGGAAAAAATGATGATTCAGCGTTGCTCAAGCTGGGCAAAGCAGCGCTTGCTGGTGCGATCGCCAGCGGGCTTAACCCTCATAGAGGCGTTAGTCGTGGTGGTGATGATTGGTATCTTAGCGGCGATCGCGACGCCCTCTTGGCTGCAATATCAACTCAACCAAGAAGTCAAAGCCGGACGCGATGAGCTGCGGCAAGCCATTCTGCAAGCCCAGAACAATGCCATTACTCACCGTGAAGCATGGCGTTTTAGTTTGCGCCAAGTTGATAATCGGCTGGAGTGGGCCATTCATCCCAACAGCATCGACTCACAGAATGCGCTGGGCTGGAACGTTCTGAGCCCCAAGCTCATGCTTGACAATGCCGATACGACGCTACGTTCGCGGAACGGCATCCGCTATGTTCGCTTTGGTTTTCAGGGGGAAGTCGAGTGTTGCCTGGGTACCGTCACCCTCGACAGCAAAAATGGGGCCGCCCGCAACCAATGTGTGGTCATTTCGACCTTGATTGGCGCGACCCGCAACGGCAACGAACATTCTGTGCCTAATGATAGCGATCGCTATTGCTACTAAGGAATTGGAATTAAATTAAGTGTGAACAGCCGTCGCGGCTGTTCAAGAGCTGGCAAGATACCTGCCCGACAAAACTTGGATTTTATAAAATCCTGATTCCTAAGCTAATGGCCAGGCGCGATCGTCATTAAACCCCGTATTCGGCCTCGACCTGTTGACGGCACGTGGTGCGGTCAACGCCGGTGACATTGCACCGCTCAAAGGCCAGTTGTCGCAATGTGGGATCGGGTAACTGATCGGCATAGGCCAGTGCCTGATCAAAGTACTCAATACTTTCGGGAATGCGGTCTAAGCGACGCAAAATTTGCGCTTTGAGGTACAGCAAGTCAGGATTCTCAGGGGCTGCTTCGAGGGCTACGTCAATGGCTGCCAGGGCTTCCGCATCGCGGCTGAGGTCACGGTATCCCAAAGCAATGCCACGATACGACACATAGGTGGGATAGCCGTAATTTTGTAACCGGGCGATCGCCCGCTCGGGGTTCGCAAAGGGTAAATTCACCGCCAGTAACAAATCCATATAGCCCTTGATCAGGCTCAGTTCTGGATCCGTGGCATCCACCGCTTCAGCCGCATCCATGCGATCGAATACAGTTTGCAACATGCCCAACGCC
This window encodes:
- a CDS encoding pilus assembly FimT family protein, which gives rise to MMIQRCSSWAKQRLLVRSPAGLTLIEALVVVVMIGILAAIATPSWLQYQLNQEVKAGRDELRQAILQAQNNAITHREAWRFSLRQVDNRLEWAIHPNSIDSQNALGWNVLSPKLMLDNADTTLRSRNGIRYVRFGFQGEVECCLGTVTLDSKNGAARNQCVVISTLIGATRNGNEHSVPNDSDRYCY
- a CDS encoding Sll0314/Alr1548 family TPR repeat-containing protein yields the protein MANLSVFRPRLGRATILRRLFGVVLGVALALLPLMQPGWAGDPFRTQSPATSISETSEQIFYAMFRDGDYVVAREALANADAEATSDPLFHALGAAFAYLDADWDGLYEKAKLTEQTAMQLSSTDPLRSNLYEAVGTFLEGAHILQTEGIAQGTPKALGMLQTVFDRMDAAEAVDATDPELSLIKGYMDLLLAVNLPFANPERAIARLQNYGYPTYVSYRGIALGYRDLSRDAEALAAIDVALEAAPENPDLLYLKAQILRRLDRIPESIEYFDQALAYADQLPDPTLRQLAFERCNVTGVDRTTCRQQVEAEYGV